In Pseudobacter ginsenosidimutans, the following are encoded in one genomic region:
- the dcm gene encoding DNA (cytosine-5-)-methyltransferase yields MQSIEQENKTLESSLQPLIEKLWKGHLFGAENHRSAIISHYLHSNKIVYKKNAIQYGKEMINGHFAEKMNDKIAEEALQYIIRYNDQIIPFQNPSKPEFTFIDLFAGVGGFRLALQSLQGECIFSSEWDKMAQRTYYANFGEIPFGDITKEETRKWVPEKFDLLCGGFPCQPFSIAGVSKKNSLGRKHGFEDEKQGNLFFHVAKIIEEKRPKAFFLENVKNLVSHDKGNTFKVIKETLEELGYTFYSKVLNGKHFVPQHRERTFMVGFDKKVFKGEEQFSFPELPLPERRIKEILENRADPKYTLSDKLWDYLQGYARKHKEKGNGFGFGLVDLNGISRTMSARYYKDGAEILIPQKDKNPRRLTVREAARLQGYPDNFVIDKVSMNQAYKQFGNSVVVPLIRAIGEQIVEVLKKTPVKKSRK; encoded by the coding sequence ATGCAAAGCATAGAACAAGAAAACAAAACTCTCGAAAGCTCACTTCAACCTTTAATTGAAAAGTTATGGAAGGGGCATCTTTTTGGCGCGGAAAACCATCGATCTGCAATTATTAGCCATTATCTTCACTCAAATAAGATTGTGTATAAAAAAAATGCTATTCAATATGGGAAGGAAATGATTAATGGTCACTTTGCTGAAAAAATGAATGATAAGATTGCAGAAGAAGCTTTGCAGTATATCATAAGGTATAACGATCAAATTATCCCATTTCAAAATCCTTCAAAACCTGAATTTACATTTATTGATCTGTTTGCGGGCGTTGGGGGATTCAGACTTGCTCTGCAAAGTCTCCAGGGAGAATGTATTTTTTCCTCGGAGTGGGATAAAATGGCTCAAAGAACTTATTACGCGAACTTTGGTGAGATCCCTTTTGGAGACATAACCAAAGAAGAAACAAGAAAATGGGTGCCTGAAAAGTTTGATCTTTTATGCGGAGGATTCCCCTGTCAGCCATTTTCAATTGCTGGAGTTTCTAAAAAAAATAGCTTAGGCAGGAAGCATGGCTTCGAAGATGAAAAACAAGGAAATCTTTTCTTTCATGTCGCGAAAATTATTGAGGAAAAACGTCCGAAAGCTTTTTTTCTGGAAAATGTAAAAAACCTTGTATCACATGATAAGGGCAATACTTTTAAAGTTATCAAAGAAACGCTGGAAGAGCTGGGTTATACCTTCTACTCAAAAGTCCTTAACGGAAAACATTTTGTACCTCAACATCGTGAAAGAACTTTTATGGTAGGTTTTGACAAGAAGGTTTTCAAAGGAGAAGAACAATTTTCATTTCCCGAACTTCCACTGCCTGAAAGGAGGATAAAAGAAATTTTAGAAAATAGAGCAGATCCTAAATACACGCTTTCTGATAAACTATGGGATTATTTACAAGGATATGCTCGTAAACATAAGGAGAAAGGAAATGGATTTGGATTCGGCTTAGTAGATTTGAATGGTATTTCAAGAACTATGAGCGCCAGATATTATAAAGACGGTGCTGAAATCTTAATTCCCCAAAAGGACAAGAATCCCCGAAGGCTTACAGTTCGTGAAGCTGCCCGACTTCAGGGTTATCCTGATAACTTTGTGATAGATAAAGTTTCAATGAATCAGGCATATAAGCAGTTTGGAAACTCTGTGGTGGTACCACTGATACGAGCCATCGGTGAACAAATAGTTGAAGTACTCAAGAAGACACCAGTCAAGAAATCACGAAAATAA
- a CDS encoding helix-turn-helix domain-containing protein, whose product MYNFYSTVKGNPAYRQLSCGEALVSIFTCPLDSKFADLWSHHNYVLYVMEGRKVWHTPHGSYDLQKGSCVFVRKGASIVEQFNETEFCFVLFFLPDAFICDVLKSKPGEKIRPAGKLDPVIPIHNSTAAEAYFLSLMPYFRPSYQPDPLLLELKFRELVLLIAENPANEQLLSWFCSLMNEPQIVLQRVMEDNFCFNLKLEDYARLSARSLSAFKRDFVSLFNTTPGKWLMDKRLYHARHLLTSQAKTVAEAAFESGFENPSHFSRVFKQKFGSSPVNVRDVQVI is encoded by the coding sequence GTGTACAATTTCTATTCTACAGTAAAAGGCAATCCCGCTTATCGCCAGCTCAGTTGCGGAGAGGCGCTGGTTTCTATTTTTACTTGCCCGCTCGATTCAAAGTTTGCCGATCTCTGGAGTCATCACAATTACGTTTTGTATGTGATGGAAGGGAGAAAGGTTTGGCATACGCCACATGGCTCTTACGATCTTCAGAAAGGCAGTTGTGTATTTGTAAGGAAAGGCGCTTCCATTGTTGAGCAGTTCAATGAAACAGAGTTCTGTTTTGTACTTTTTTTCTTACCCGATGCATTCATCTGCGATGTGTTGAAAAGCAAACCGGGAGAGAAGATAAGACCGGCAGGAAAGCTTGATCCTGTGATCCCCATTCATAACAGTACTGCCGCGGAAGCTTATTTCCTTTCATTGATGCCATATTTCAGGCCTTCCTATCAACCCGATCCATTATTGCTGGAATTGAAATTCCGTGAGCTGGTATTGCTGATTGCAGAGAACCCGGCCAATGAGCAATTGTTATCCTGGTTCTGCTCATTGATGAACGAGCCGCAGATTGTTTTACAACGTGTGATGGAAGATAATTTCTGTTTTAACTTGAAACTGGAGGACTATGCCAGGCTGAGTGCGAGGAGCCTGTCTGCATTCAAAAGAGATTTTGTTTCTTTATTCAATACAACTCCCGGGAAATGGCTGATGGACAAAAGACTGTATCATGCACGCCATCTATTGACCAGTCAGGCCAAAACCGTTGCCGAAGCTGCGTTTGAGAGCGGCTTTGAGAATCCGTCTCATTTTAGCAGGGTATTTAAGCAGAAGTTTGGAAGCTCGCCGGTGAATGTGAGGGATGTGCAGGTGATATGA
- a CDS encoding tetratricopeptide repeat protein has protein sequence MKLKMNFSQSLVLLFCLLLFACKESRKAPSRASIDALNLKKGQLITCGPSQQLGTLHFAIDAPAATQSSFMLGLKLLHSFEYDEAEKVFAGIIDQNPDCAMAYWGVAMSNFHPLWAPPSKAELQKGSAAIAIARGLKPASKKESSYIEAIASFYDRWQQTDHKTRCLRFEKAMEDLHEKDSSDMEATVLYALALDAAANPSDKNFKKQKKAGELLQSLAPGAPDHPGIAHYLIHTYDVPELASLALPAARKYASIAPSSAHALHMPSHIFTRLGLWDEAVQSNIASVSSAQCYAQQNGMKHWDEELHGLDYLMYAYLQKGDTYNAKKQLDYLLSIHETSPANFKVAYSFAAIPARYYLESRNWKEAARLPFPVANFSWDDFLWQKAIIHFARVMGAVHTGQTKISTEEIQELKRIRDTLAEQGDTYKAQQVSVQLAAGEAWAKLRSGKKGEALQLMQLAAKMEDSTEKHPVTPAEVLPAKELLGDMLMELKDYQAALEAYEQNLKRHPNRFNALLGAAQAASKTGEKSKAIDYYHRLISIAVTNSPKPELQLAKQSLEEMEK, from the coding sequence ATGAAATTGAAAATGAATTTCTCACAAAGCCTGGTGTTGCTATTCTGCCTGTTGCTGTTCGCCTGCAAAGAGAGCAGGAAAGCGCCTTCCAGGGCATCGATCGATGCACTGAACCTCAAAAAAGGACAACTGATCACCTGTGGCCCATCACAGCAGCTTGGCACCCTGCACTTTGCCATCGATGCTCCTGCAGCCACTCAATCTTCTTTTATGCTAGGGCTCAAACTGCTTCATTCGTTTGAATACGACGAAGCGGAAAAAGTCTTCGCCGGTATTATCGATCAAAACCCCGACTGTGCAATGGCGTATTGGGGAGTGGCAATGAGTAATTTTCATCCGCTCTGGGCGCCTCCTTCCAAAGCAGAATTGCAAAAAGGAAGCGCAGCCATCGCAATCGCAAGAGGACTGAAACCGGCTTCAAAAAAAGAGTCATCATATATTGAAGCCATCGCATCATTCTACGACCGCTGGCAACAAACAGATCATAAAACACGCTGCCTCCGGTTCGAAAAGGCAATGGAAGATCTGCACGAAAAAGATTCCTCCGATATGGAAGCCACCGTTCTCTATGCTCTGGCCCTGGATGCCGCGGCCAATCCATCGGATAAGAATTTTAAGAAACAAAAAAAAGCAGGCGAACTCTTGCAGTCATTAGCGCCCGGTGCACCGGATCATCCGGGTATCGCACATTATCTTATACATACTTATGATGTACCGGAACTAGCCTCCCTGGCGCTGCCCGCAGCAAGGAAATACGCATCCATAGCGCCATCGTCGGCGCACGCTTTGCATATGCCTTCTCATATATTTACAAGGCTTGGGCTTTGGGACGAAGCTGTTCAGTCCAATATCGCCTCCGTTTCTTCTGCACAATGCTATGCGCAACAAAATGGAATGAAACATTGGGACGAAGAATTGCATGGCCTTGATTATCTGATGTACGCCTATCTCCAAAAGGGTGATACATACAATGCGAAAAAACAACTGGACTATCTGTTATCCATCCACGAAACATCGCCTGCCAATTTTAAAGTCGCCTATTCTTTCGCTGCCATACCTGCAAGGTATTACCTCGAGAGCCGCAATTGGAAAGAAGCAGCCCGCCTTCCTTTCCCTGTTGCCAATTTTTCCTGGGATGATTTCCTCTGGCAAAAAGCGATCATCCACTTCGCAAGAGTGATGGGCGCGGTACATACGGGTCAGACAAAGATCTCAACAGAGGAAATACAGGAATTGAAACGAATCAGGGATACACTTGCCGAACAGGGGGATACTTACAAGGCACAACAGGTAAGTGTGCAGTTGGCAGCAGGTGAAGCCTGGGCAAAACTCAGATCCGGAAAGAAAGGAGAAGCCTTGCAACTCATGCAGCTCGCTGCAAAAATGGAAGACAGCACAGAAAAACATCCCGTAACACCTGCTGAAGTATTACCGGCAAAGGAATTGCTGGGCGATATGCTGATGGAACTAAAAGATTATCAGGCTGCTCTCGAAGCATATGAACAAAATCTTAAGAGACATCCCAACCGCTTCAATGCATTACTCGGGGCAGCACAGGCTGCATCAAAAACCGGAGAAAAATCAAAAGCAATCGACTACTATCACCGATTGATATCGATAGCAGTTACAAATAGCCCCAAACCGGAATTACAACTGGCTAAACAATCATTGGAAGAAATGGAAAAATGA
- a CDS encoding NUDIX domain-containing protein: MKQSAGILMYRIRDNKLEMLLAHPGGPFWKNKDLGAWSIPKGEYNEDEEALTAAIREFKEETGLLIDGAFIQLAPVKQKSGKVVQAWAVEGDADISTFVSNKFTIEWPPKSGKMVEFPEVDKWEWFGAEKAKEKVLYGQAGLLEELAELIKS; encoded by the coding sequence ATGAAACAAAGCGCAGGAATCCTGATGTATAGAATAAGGGATAATAAGTTAGAAATGCTGTTGGCTCATCCAGGCGGACCGTTTTGGAAGAACAAAGACCTGGGTGCCTGGAGCATTCCCAAAGGAGAATATAATGAAGATGAAGAGGCTCTTACTGCTGCAATCAGAGAATTCAAAGAGGAAACAGGATTGTTGATTGATGGAGCATTTATTCAATTGGCACCTGTAAAACAGAAATCGGGAAAGGTTGTGCAAGCCTGGGCAGTGGAGGGAGATGCAGATATATCAACGTTTGTGTCTAATAAATTTACTATAGAGTGGCCGCCAAAATCAGGAAAAATGGTTGAGTTTCCCGAAGTGGATAAGTGGGAATGGTTTGGAGCGGAGAAAGCGAAAGAGAAGGTTTTATATGGACAGGCAGGATTGTTGGAGGAACTTGCCGAATTGATAAAAAGTTGA
- a CDS encoding hybrid sensor histidine kinase/response regulator transcription factor, whose amino-acid sequence MSFPNRILLVVQALLLISVQGICQQMSFSHLDVSDRLSQNSVIAITQDAKGFMWFGTRQGLNKYDSRKFTIYKNTPGNRSGISNNYIFCLLTDRNGQVWAGTQNGLNRYHSETDQFDLIPFEKDAAISSRDKEIICLFEDSRGRIWAGTRNTLYLIADVQQAVLVPVSRFTGNAFRLTNINCVYEDEGVIWVGSDHGLVQLHEQNGKFSVKEIFHQEAGETRLVDNQVKSIVRDKRNQLWIGTAHRGLHLYDPVTGTFHRYQNVNSRIASDHIRKLLLDKEGNLWIGTQEGLSKLQAGTEQISTFINDPWNDASLSQNSVHSLYMDKTGSIWVGTFFGGVNCLYSLSTPFTVYSTRSSRKLNNNVVSSIVQDNDDDLWIGTEGGGINRFGRDGSITYYKHNSNDPYSPGSNLVKVLYKDKEGNIWAGTHGGGLNLFDRSKNRFIRYLYNAADPYLQGAEITSLMQDAAGRFWIGTETQGLQLYQKKGSQLEPLPAPEGFAKLQRQSILSTLLTSTNTIWTGTRRGLYILTADGSKLLKTDSSIFPVNCLYEDKQQRIWAGSGENGLVLLDKNGNQKSSITKNEGLPDNNVLGIIEGENGELWISTINGLARYNPATGSCNVYNTEDGLAGNVFNNNAWYKAPDGKLYFGGYFGLTAFEPAAISQNLQAPLVAFSSFNLHNKEVKTGAQDSLLQKQISYTSAIRLKHNQNAFSVEFAALNFIKPAKNRYAYKLEGFDDNFTYTSDPLASYSNVPSGNYTLIVKGSNNDGVWGTPISLKIQVLPPFWKTWWAYTLYILAGLALVFFVARYFLMQALMKKSNTLTQLKLNFFTNISHEIRTHLSLITGPTEKLMSKNSGNTADKQLLQTIRSNSDSLLQLVNELMDFRKAETGHLTLHASTTDIADFAQSIYNSFGDIAASRNIDQQFSAHPSHINLTFDREQMEKVFYNLFSNAFKFTPDGGFVKLTIQDDAKQVIITVANSGKGIARENVDRLFDNYFQENDHGQQNTGYGIGLALSKSIVQAHKGTISVSSTKLSHQDLHETIFRVTLLKGIQHYAPGQLVATADLPVIQTILAGETSPVQGSLISNNGKPSILLVEDNRAIRTFIKETLQDKYFIAEAADGASGLVYAVEHIPDLIISDVMMPEMDGLEFCSRIKSDIRTSHIPVVLLTAKTAVEHQISGLQTGANTYLTKPFSTKVLELTVQNLLLAREKYWQHFNTTLGRKTFPGEDVQASSSTAPDTPLTFPALHPLDEAFLKNIENIVLENMDDPGFGVGVLAQKALMSQPVLYKKIKAITGLSANDFVKSLRLKQAATLLSGQRHTVYEIAYMVGYEDSKYFSREFKKQYGVNPSEYGAKTSG is encoded by the coding sequence ATGAGTTTTCCGAATCGAATACTGCTTGTTGTACAGGCTTTGCTGCTGATCTCCGTGCAGGGAATTTGTCAGCAAATGAGTTTTTCACACCTTGATGTGTCTGATCGCCTCTCCCAAAACTCGGTCATTGCCATTACACAGGACGCCAAAGGTTTCATGTGGTTCGGCACGCGACAGGGGCTCAACAAATACGACTCCCGGAAATTCACCATTTATAAGAATACACCCGGCAACAGATCAGGCATCTCCAACAATTATATTTTTTGCCTGCTCACCGATCGCAATGGCCAGGTATGGGCAGGCACACAGAACGGGCTCAACCGCTATCATTCTGAAACAGATCAGTTCGATCTTATTCCATTCGAAAAAGATGCAGCCATCAGCAGTCGCGATAAAGAGATCATCTGTTTGTTCGAAGACAGCCGGGGGAGGATCTGGGCAGGCACCCGGAATACCCTTTACCTGATTGCAGATGTTCAGCAAGCGGTACTGGTTCCGGTCAGCCGGTTTACCGGTAATGCATTTCGGCTTACCAATATCAATTGTGTGTATGAAGATGAAGGTGTCATCTGGGTAGGATCGGACCATGGCCTGGTACAGTTACACGAACAGAACGGCAAATTCTCCGTTAAAGAGATCTTTCACCAGGAAGCCGGTGAAACACGTCTGGTAGACAACCAGGTGAAGAGCATCGTACGCGACAAACGCAATCAACTCTGGATCGGCACTGCGCACAGAGGATTGCATTTATATGATCCCGTTACCGGTACATTCCATCGCTATCAAAATGTGAATAGCCGGATCGCCAGCGATCATATCCGCAAACTCTTACTGGATAAGGAAGGGAATCTTTGGATCGGTACCCAGGAAGGACTTTCAAAGTTGCAGGCCGGAACAGAACAGATCTCTACCTTCATCAATGATCCCTGGAACGATGCCAGCCTCAGTCAGAATTCTGTACATAGTTTGTATATGGATAAGACCGGTTCCATCTGGGTGGGAACTTTTTTTGGTGGCGTGAATTGTCTTTATTCACTGAGCACGCCATTCACTGTATACTCCACCAGGTCTTCCAGGAAGTTGAACAATAATGTTGTCAGTTCCATTGTGCAGGATAATGACGACGATCTCTGGATCGGAACCGAAGGCGGAGGCATCAACCGGTTTGGCCGCGATGGTTCCATTACTTATTACAAACACAATTCCAATGATCCTTACAGCCCTGGTTCCAACCTGGTGAAAGTTTTGTACAAAGACAAAGAGGGGAATATCTGGGCGGGTACGCATGGGGGTGGCCTCAATCTTTTCGATCGCAGCAAGAACCGATTCATCCGATACCTTTACAATGCAGCTGATCCTTATCTGCAGGGAGCTGAGATCACGAGCCTGATGCAGGACGCAGCTGGTCGCTTCTGGATAGGCACGGAAACACAGGGACTTCAACTTTATCAAAAGAAAGGATCACAACTGGAGCCACTTCCTGCTCCTGAAGGATTCGCGAAACTGCAACGGCAATCCATTCTTTCTACACTGCTTACTTCAACCAATACAATCTGGACCGGGACCAGGCGAGGACTGTATATTCTTACTGCTGATGGCAGCAAACTGTTGAAAACAGACAGCTCCATCTTTCCGGTGAACTGTTTGTATGAAGATAAACAACAACGCATTTGGGCGGGCAGCGGTGAGAACGGACTGGTTCTTTTGGATAAAAATGGAAACCAGAAATCGAGCATCACAAAGAACGAAGGATTGCCGGACAATAATGTGCTCGGCATCATCGAAGGCGAAAACGGGGAGCTATGGATCAGTACCATCAACGGTTTGGCGAGATATAATCCTGCTACAGGTTCCTGCAATGTGTACAACACGGAAGATGGACTGGCCGGCAATGTTTTCAATAATAATGCCTGGTACAAAGCCCCGGATGGAAAACTGTATTTCGGCGGTTACTTTGGTCTTACTGCTTTTGAACCTGCTGCTATCAGTCAGAACCTGCAAGCGCCGCTTGTAGCGTTCTCCTCTTTCAATCTTCATAATAAAGAAGTGAAAACAGGCGCACAGGACAGTTTGTTGCAAAAACAGATCAGTTATACATCTGCAATCAGACTGAAGCATAACCAGAATGCATTCTCTGTGGAATTTGCTGCGTTGAATTTCATCAAACCCGCAAAGAACAGGTACGCCTACAAGCTGGAAGGCTTCGACGATAACTTTACCTACACCAGCGATCCGCTCGCCAGTTATTCAAATGTGCCCTCCGGTAATTATACACTGATCGTGAAAGGAAGTAATAATGATGGAGTCTGGGGCACCCCCATTTCACTGAAGATACAGGTGCTGCCTCCCTTTTGGAAAACATGGTGGGCCTATACGTTGTACATTCTTGCGGGATTGGCCCTCGTGTTCTTTGTTGCCCGTTACTTCCTGATGCAGGCATTGATGAAAAAAAGCAACACGCTCACCCAACTAAAATTGAATTTCTTTACCAATATCTCCCATGAAATAAGAACACATCTTTCCCTGATCACCGGTCCTACGGAAAAATTGATGAGCAAGAACAGCGGCAATACGGCCGATAAACAATTGCTGCAAACCATCAGATCCAACTCGGATAGCCTGTTGCAACTGGTGAATGAACTAATGGATTTCAGGAAAGCAGAAACAGGACATCTCACACTGCACGCATCCACTACAGATATTGCTGACTTTGCCCAATCGATCTACAATAGCTTTGGAGATATTGCCGCATCGCGGAATATCGATCAGCAGTTTTCTGCTCATCCTTCTCATATCAACCTTACATTCGATCGTGAACAAATGGAAAAAGTTTTCTACAATCTTTTTTCAAATGCATTCAAATTCACGCCTGATGGTGGTTTTGTGAAACTTACCATTCAGGATGACGCCAAACAGGTGATCATCACCGTGGCCAATAGCGGAAAGGGGATTGCTCGCGAGAATGTAGACCGATTGTTCGATAATTACTTCCAGGAAAATGATCACGGACAACAGAACACCGGTTATGGGATCGGCCTGGCATTGTCAAAAAGTATTGTGCAGGCGCATAAAGGCACTATCAGCGTCAGCTCCACCAAACTTAGCCACCAGGATCTTCATGAAACTATTTTCCGTGTAACGCTCCTGAAAGGAATACAGCATTATGCGCCCGGTCAGCTGGTTGCTACTGCCGATCTTCCCGTCATCCAAACCATCCTTGCCGGAGAAACAAGCCCTGTGCAGGGTTCTTTGATAAGCAACAATGGCAAACCATCCATTTTGCTGGTAGAAGACAATAGAGCAATCAGGACGTTCATCAAAGAAACACTCCAGGACAAATATTTCATAGCAGAAGCGGCAGATGGAGCATCAGGGCTGGTATATGCGGTAGAACATATTCCAGACCTGATCATCAGTGACGTAATGATGCCTGAAATGGACGGGCTTGAATTCTGCAGCAGGATCAAATCGGATATACGTACCAGTCATATTCCTGTAGTGCTGCTCACGGCTAAGACCGCGGTGGAGCACCAGATCAGCGGGCTTCAGACCGGCGCGAACACTTACCTGACCAAGCCATTCAGTACGAAAGTGCTGGAACTGACGGTACAGAATTTATTGCTGGCAAGAGAGAAGTACTGGCAGCATTTCAATACAACACTGGGCCGGAAAACATTTCCAGGCGAAGACGTTCAGGCTTCTTCTTCAACTGCGCCTGATACTCCCCTGACATTTCCTGCCTTGCATCCATTGGATGAAGCCTTCCTTAAAAACATCGAAAACATTGTTCTTGAAAACATGGACGATCCGGGTTTTGGTGTAGGCGTGCTTGCCCAGAAAGCTCTGATGAGCCAACCTGTTTTATACAAAAAGATCAAAGCCATTACCGGGCTGAGTGCAAATGATTTTGTGAAGTCCCTCAGGCTGAAACAGGCAGCCACGCTGCTTTCGGGGCAACGACACACCGTGTATGAGATCGCTTATATGGTGGGGTATGAAGACAGTAAATATTTCAGCCGTGAGTTTAAGAAACAATATGGTGTAAACCCAAGCGAGTACGGGGCAAAAACTTCCGGATAA
- a CDS encoding type II restriction endonuclease: MHKKGYLSQYFVAVAAKRLSTVEVNIKKSNQHEFNGSEALKKVLGTNEVGETITFRSRFVWMGDDNETTTSDAQLSWYDARFGKERAAEWRLYFPTTDVSQRAQAGDLLIIAKRPDNTLLCIITPAQTTVESQLLWLFEVPVQAGKSFVYQDFQQSGDKEIDFPVRFILEELGIEIEDTETDFLDSILLRLKGKMPTTKEFSILTRQSLKDIAPLEDPDTALMSWMNHEEKLFRRMERLELEKRLKQGFFDKDGNVDVEGFLKFSLSIQNTRKSRAGLALENHTEEIFRLYQIKFDRAKITENKAKPDFLFPGAREYHLASFKSENLTMLGVKTTCKDRWRQVLSEAKRINNKHLLTLEPGISENQTNEMMAHGLQLILPASIHTTYNAAQRAWLMNLKEFISYLKSRQINLKDFSGELFS; the protein is encoded by the coding sequence ATGCATAAAAAAGGATATTTATCACAATACTTTGTAGCAGTTGCTGCTAAAAGACTTTCAACTGTAGAAGTAAATATCAAGAAATCTAACCAACACGAATTCAACGGCTCAGAAGCCTTAAAAAAAGTTCTTGGGACAAATGAAGTTGGTGAGACAATAACTTTTCGGAGCAGGTTTGTTTGGATGGGAGACGACAATGAAACTACAACATCAGACGCACAGCTTTCATGGTACGACGCAAGATTTGGTAAAGAAAGAGCAGCAGAGTGGAGATTATATTTTCCTACTACAGATGTTTCCCAACGTGCACAAGCTGGGGATCTCTTAATAATCGCTAAACGACCTGATAATACTTTGCTTTGTATCATAACTCCTGCTCAAACTACAGTGGAGAGTCAATTACTCTGGCTATTTGAAGTACCGGTACAAGCAGGCAAAAGCTTTGTTTATCAGGATTTTCAGCAATCAGGGGATAAAGAGATCGACTTTCCTGTTCGTTTCATACTTGAAGAGCTGGGTATTGAAATTGAAGACACTGAAACGGATTTCCTCGACTCAATACTTTTAAGGCTTAAAGGTAAAATGCCTACTACAAAAGAATTTTCTATACTAACCAGACAATCACTTAAAGATATCGCACCACTGGAAGATCCAGATACCGCATTAATGTCATGGATGAATCACGAAGAGAAGTTATTTAGAAGAATGGAGCGATTGGAATTGGAAAAAAGACTAAAACAAGGATTTTTTGATAAAGATGGGAATGTTGATGTTGAGGGGTTTCTAAAATTTTCATTAAGTATTCAAAATACACGAAAGTCAAGAGCCGGACTTGCATTAGAAAATCATACAGAAGAGATATTCAGACTTTATCAAATAAAATTTGATAGAGCAAAAATAACTGAGAACAAAGCAAAACCAGATTTTCTATTTCCAGGAGCAAGAGAATACCATCTGGCATCTTTTAAAAGTGAAAACCTAACAATGCTTGGAGTGAAAACCACTTGTAAGGATAGGTGGAGACAAGTTTTGAGTGAAGCTAAACGCATTAATAACAAACACCTTCTAACACTTGAACCAGGAATCAGCGAGAATCAAACCAATGAAATGATGGCGCATGGACTCCAATTGATATTACCCGCCTCAATACATACAACCTATAATGCCGCTCAAAGAGCATGGCTTATGAATCTCAAAGAATTCATATCATATTTAAAATCCAGACAGATTAACCTTAAAGATTTTTCGGGAGAATTATTTTCGTGA
- a CDS encoding very short patch repair endonuclease, translated as MADVHDKATRSFNMSRIKSKNTKPELLVRKFLHSKGFRYKLNDKTLPGKPDLVLPKYRTIIFIHGCFWHGHEGCKFFVVPKTRTEWWLNKIAINTANDQKAALALMKQGWQVIIIWECELKPNNIELTLSQLFSELKPNV; from the coding sequence ATGGCAGACGTACATGACAAAGCTACCCGTAGTTTTAACATGAGTAGAATTAAGAGCAAGAATACGAAACCAGAATTGCTGGTCAGAAAATTTTTGCACTCAAAAGGTTTTCGGTATAAGCTAAATGATAAAACTCTTCCCGGAAAACCTGACCTTGTCTTACCAAAGTATAGAACCATAATCTTCATTCACGGCTGTTTTTGGCATGGACATGAGGGATGTAAATTTTTTGTTGTACCCAAGACCAGGACTGAATGGTGGCTGAACAAGATTGCAATCAATACTGCCAATGATCAAAAAGCTGCTCTGGCTCTCATGAAGCAAGGATGGCAGGTGATTATAATTTGGGAATGTGAACTTAAGCCTAATAACATTGAGCTAACTTTAAGTCAACTTTTTTCTGAGCTTAAGCCGAACGTTTAG